A genomic stretch from Telopea speciosissima isolate NSW1024214 ecotype Mountain lineage chromosome 7, Tspe_v1, whole genome shotgun sequence includes:
- the LOC122667840 gene encoding 2Fe-2S ferredoxin-like isoform X1 — protein sequence MFFISKLSQVGQMVKRFTTAGQLKYVNRSEHMRRSYSCYLQNLNHCPFSTTAADNNCEDGNEQKEKISVTFVDKDGDEMHIKVPIGMSMLEAAQENDIELEGACEGSLACSTCHVIVTDVNYYNKLEDPTDEENDMLDLAFGLTETSRLGCQVIAKHELDGICLALPGATRNFAVDGYVPKPH from the exons ATGTTCTTCATCTCGAAACTTTCGCAAGTGGGGCAGATGGTTAAGAGGTTCACAACAG CAGGTCAATTGAAATATGTAAATAGATCAGAACATATGCGAAGATCGTACAGTTGTTATTTACAGAATTTG aaccATTGTCCTTTCTCTACCACGGCTGCAGATAACAATTGTGAGGATGGGAATGAACAAAAAGAGAA GATATCTGTCACATTTGTTGACAAGGATGGAGACGAGATGCATATCAAAGTCCCTATTGGAATGTCTATGTTAGAAGCTGCCCAGGAAAATGATATAGAACTTGAAG GAGCATGTGAAGGCTCGCTTGCATGTTCAACATGTCATGTTATTGTTACG GATGTCAATTACTATAATAAACTGGAGGACCCAACGGATGAGGAGAACGATATGTTGGATCTTGCTTTTGGTCTTACAGAAAC GTCTCGCTTGGGTTGTCAAGTGATTGCAAAGCATGAACTGGATGGAATTTGCTTAGCACTTCCTGGTGCCACTCGAAACTTTGCTGTTGATGGCTATGTACCAAAGCCACACTGA
- the LOC122667283 gene encoding LOW QUALITY PROTEIN: carboxyvinyl-carboxyphosphonate phosphorylmutase, chloroplastic-like (The sequence of the model RefSeq protein was modified relative to this genomic sequence to represent the inferred CDS: inserted 3 bases in 2 codons), translating to MVNTTTARMQTRIHRLIEDEGIVLIPGCYDTLSAAIVQKTGFSAVFISGYALSASPLSKSHFGLLTPPEMAETVRFVCAAAPLIPIIADADTGGGNDLNVQRTVRDLIAAGAVGCFLEDQAWPKKCGHMRGKQVIQAEEHAAKIASARDTIGDSDFFXVAQTDARATSAKTGLSGAISRANLYMEAGADACFVEAPRDDDELKEIRSRTKGYRVCNMLEGGVTPLHTPEELKALGLHLIVHPLXTIYASACATIDVLKALKKTGTTRDHLDKMVTFEEFNQLFSLESWFDLEARYSNFKNVKNQQYAPLREVTNEHYLLLVKSEGRILS from the exons ATGGTAAACACAACAACGGCAAGAATGCAGACACGTATCCACCGTCTGATCGAGGATGAAGGGATCGTCCTCATCCCCGGTTGCTACGACACCCTCTCTGCTGCCATCGTCCAGAAAACTGGCTTCAGTGCCGTCTTCATCTCCGGCTACGCCCTCTCTGCTTCCCCCCTTAGCAAATCACACTTCGGCTTACTTAC GCCTCCAGAAATGGCGGAAACGGTTCGCTTCGTCTGTGCCGCTGCTCCACTCATCCCCATCATCGCTGACGCTG ATACAGGTGGTGGCAATGATCTCAATGTTCAAAGGACTGTCCGAGACTTGATTGCCGCAGGTGCTGTTGGTTGTTTTCTTGAG GATCAAGCATGGCCAAAGAAGTGTG GACATATGCGTGGTAAACAG GTGATACAGGCAGAGGAGCATGCTGCCAAAATAGCCTCTGCAAGAGATACTATTGGCGATTCTGACTTTT TAGTGGCTCAAACTGATGCTCGTGCAACATCAGCGAAAACAGGCCTTTCTGGTGCAATTTCACGGGCTAATCTCTACATGGAG GCTGGAGCTGATGCCTGCTTTGTGGAGGCCCCGAGGGATGACGATGAGCTCAAGGAGATAAGGAGTCGAACAAAAGGTTACAGGGTCTGCAACATGCTGGAAGGTGGGGTAACACCCTTGCACACACCAGAGGAGCTCAAGGCATTGGGCCTCCATCTGATTGTTCACCCACT AACAATTTATGCATCAGCCTGTGCAACTATTGATGTTCTCAAGGCTCTGAAGAAGACTGGGACCACCAGAGATCATCTTGACAAGATGGTAACATTTGAAGAATTCAATCAGTTGTTCAGCTTGGAGTCCTGGTTTGATCTCGAAGCACGATactcaaatttcaaaaatgtt AAAAACCAGCAATATGCTCCACTCAGGGAGGTAACCAATGAGCATTATCTTTTGCTGGTTAAGAGTGAAGGGAGAATCCTGAGCTGA
- the LOC122667839 gene encoding chlorophyll a-b binding protein CP26, chloroplastic-like gives MGSLAASTASAPLGVSEMLGNPLNFTGAARSSASTASSSSTFKTVALFFKKKASPPSPKPKPAAVSPVNEELAKWYGPDRRIFLPEGLLDRSEVPEYLTGEVPGDYGYDPFGLSKKPENFSKYQAYELIHARWAMLGAAGFIIPEAFNKFGANCGPEAVWFKTGALLLDGNTLNYFGKTIPINLLVAVIAEIVLVGGAEYYRIINGLNLEDKLHPGGPFDPLGLANDPDQAALLKVKEIKNGRLAMFAMLGFFIQAYVTGEGPVENLTSHLSDPFGNNLLTVISGSVERAPTL, from the exons ATGGGGTCTCTCGCAGCGTCCACGGCATCAGCCCCTCTGGGCGTCTCAGAAATGCTGGGTAACCCTCTCAATTTTACAGGCGCAGCCCGTTCGTCAGCTTCGACGGCGTCGAGTTCGTCCACCTTTAAGACTGTTGCGctcttcttcaagaagaaggcGTCGCCACCATCCCCGAAGCCCAAACCAGCTGCTGTCTCTCCAGTCAACGAAGAGCTGGCCAAGTGGTATG GCCCTGACAGAAGGATTTTCTTACCGGAAGGTCTCTTGGACAGATCCGAGGTTCCTGAATACCTCACCGGTGAAGTTCCCGGAGA CTATGGTTATGATCCCTTTGGTCTCAGCAAGAAACCTGAAAATTTCAGCAA ATATCAGGCATACGAGCTCATCCACGCCCGATGGGCAATGCTTGGTGCTGCCGGCTTCATCATCCCCGAGGCCTTCAATAAATTTGGTGCAAATTGTGGTCCAGAAGCCGTTTGGTTCAAG ACAGGAGCTCTTCTCCTTGATGGGAACACGTTGAACTATTTTGGGAAGACCATCCCCATCAATCTTCTTGTTGCTGTCATTGCTGAAATTGTTCTTGTCGGAGGTGCTGAATATTACAGAATTATCAATGGTCTG AACCTGGAAGACAAACTTCACCCAGGTGGTCCATTTGATCCACTGGGGCTTGCAAATGATCCTGACCAAGCAGCCCtgttgaaggtgaaggagaTCAAGAATGGAAGACTTGCCATGTTTGCTATGCTCGGTTTCTTCATCCAGGCTTACGTGACTGGTGAAGGTCCGGTTGAGAACCTGACATCCCATCTCAGTGATCCCTTTGGTAACAACTTGCTCACAGTGATTTCTGGATCTGTTGAAAGGGCTCCAACCCTTTGA
- the LOC122667840 gene encoding 2Fe-2S ferredoxin-like isoform X2, whose product MFFISKLSQVGQMVKRFTTGQLKYVNRSEHMRRSYSCYLQNLNHCPFSTTAADNNCEDGNEQKEKISVTFVDKDGDEMHIKVPIGMSMLEAAQENDIELEGACEGSLACSTCHVIVTDVNYYNKLEDPTDEENDMLDLAFGLTETSRLGCQVIAKHELDGICLALPGATRNFAVDGYVPKPH is encoded by the exons ATGTTCTTCATCTCGAAACTTTCGCAAGTGGGGCAGATGGTTAAGAGGTTCACAACAG GTCAATTGAAATATGTAAATAGATCAGAACATATGCGAAGATCGTACAGTTGTTATTTACAGAATTTG aaccATTGTCCTTTCTCTACCACGGCTGCAGATAACAATTGTGAGGATGGGAATGAACAAAAAGAGAA GATATCTGTCACATTTGTTGACAAGGATGGAGACGAGATGCATATCAAAGTCCCTATTGGAATGTCTATGTTAGAAGCTGCCCAGGAAAATGATATAGAACTTGAAG GAGCATGTGAAGGCTCGCTTGCATGTTCAACATGTCATGTTATTGTTACG GATGTCAATTACTATAATAAACTGGAGGACCCAACGGATGAGGAGAACGATATGTTGGATCTTGCTTTTGGTCTTACAGAAAC GTCTCGCTTGGGTTGTCAAGTGATTGCAAAGCATGAACTGGATGGAATTTGCTTAGCACTTCCTGGTGCCACTCGAAACTTTGCTGTTGATGGCTATGTACCAAAGCCACACTGA